One Melanotaenia boesemani isolate fMelBoe1 chromosome 8, fMelBoe1.pri, whole genome shotgun sequence DNA segment encodes these proteins:
- the tyw3 gene encoding tRNA wybutosine-synthesizing protein 3 homolog, whose product MEETFSRWKKQCLNKLDQSKKGSVDEDIGHVVSLLNSREEFFTTSSCSGRIVLVDAAPGSSDVQKQNCVWLFVSHRECSCDELMSGLCRSSRDAVLKFEPFVLHVQCRKLEDAQLMHSVAVNSGFRNSGITVGKTGKIITAVRSTHGLEVPLSHDGKLLVEQDYIHFLSQTANQKMEENLRRIHRFYQNLQAALFSEKPHPPDPLCNLELQEPPPSPETEKHGKRNETSVYKRRRRRQREPGCYHGDGDRSLLELEDCLDLLT is encoded by the exons ATGGAGGAAACCTTCAGTCGGTGGAAGAAACAGTGTCTGAACAAACTGGACCAGAGTAAGAAAGGCAGCGTGGATGAAGACATTGGACATGTCGTGTCACTGCTCAACAGCCGCGAGGAGTTCTTCACCACCAGCTCATGTTCCGGCAGAATCGTCCTGGTGGACGCG gctCCAGGAAGCAGCGACGTCCAGAAACAGAACTGTGTCTGGCTCTTCGTCTCACACCGTGAATGCAGCTGTGATGAGCTA ATGTCTGGTCTGTGCAGGTCCAGCAGAGATGCTGTATTGAAGTTTGAGCCTTTTGTGCTTCATGTTCAGTGTCGGAAGCTGGAGGATGCGCAGCTGATG CACTCCGTGGCCGTCAACTCTGGCTTCAGGAACTCTGGGATCACTGTTGGAAAGACGGGAAAGATCATCACG GCGGTCCGGAGCACCCACGGCCTGGAGGTCCCTCTGAGCCACGATGGGAAGCTTCTTGTTGAGCAGGActacatccacttcctgtcacaaacagccaatcagaagatGGAGGAGAACCTTAGACGCATACACCG GTTTTACCAGAATCTCCAGGCAGCCTTGTTCTCAGAAAAACCCCACCCCCCAGACCCTCTCTGCAACCTGGAACTGCAAGAACCCCCTCCCTCACCAGAGActgaaaaacatggaaaaaggaACGAGACAAGTGTGTATAAACGGAGGCGGAGGAGACAACGTGAGCCTggctgttaccatggtgacggAGACAGGAGCCTGTTGGAGCTGGAGGACTGTCTGGACCTGTTGACATGA